From Aquabacter sp. L1I39, the proteins below share one genomic window:
- a CDS encoding 16S rRNA (uracil(1498)-N(3))-methyltransferase: protein MAKFDSRLQRLFVPDGLSEGAEFTLASEQGHYVSNVIRLGIGDALLVFNGRDGEWLAHRSEGHKREVRVTCEKLMRPQPHGGDLHYAFAPLKHARLDYMVQKAVEMGVSRLTPVVTRFTQVSRVNVERMHANGVEAAEQCGILSLPHVDEPLPLDRFVAGLGERVLVFCDEDAPVEDPVSALKNGPAGPVSVLVGPEGGFSPEERAMLRARPAAIVLSLGPRVLRADTAAVAALALVQACRGDLRGRPM from the coding sequence ATGGCGAAGTTCGATTCACGGCTCCAGCGGCTGTTCGTGCCCGATGGACTCTCCGAAGGGGCCGAGTTCACCTTGGCGAGCGAGCAGGGACACTATGTCTCGAACGTCATCCGCCTCGGCATCGGCGACGCCTTGCTGGTGTTCAACGGCCGCGATGGCGAATGGCTGGCCCATCGCAGCGAAGGGCACAAGCGTGAGGTGCGCGTCACCTGCGAGAAGCTCATGCGCCCGCAGCCGCACGGCGGCGATCTTCACTACGCCTTCGCGCCGCTCAAGCATGCCCGCCTCGATTACATGGTCCAGAAGGCGGTGGAGATGGGGGTGTCCCGTCTCACCCCGGTGGTGACCCGCTTCACGCAGGTCAGCCGCGTGAATGTGGAGCGCATGCATGCCAATGGGGTGGAGGCGGCCGAGCAATGCGGCATCCTCTCCTTGCCCCATGTGGACGAGCCCCTGCCGCTCGACCGTTTCGTGGCGGGGCTGGGCGAACGGGTGCTGGTGTTCTGCGACGAGGATGCGCCAGTGGAAGACCCGGTGAGTGCGCTGAAGAACGGGCCTGCGGGACCGGTGAGCGTCCTGGTGGGGCCGGAGGGCGGCTTCTCGCCGGAGGAACGCGCCATGCTCCGCGCCAGGCCGGCAGCCATCGTGCTGTCCCTCGGGCCGCGGGTGTTGCGGGCCGATACGGCGGCAGTGGCGGCGCTTGCCCTCGTTCAGGCCTGCCGTGGCGATCTGCGGGGCAGGCCCATGTAG
- a CDS encoding (5-formylfuran-3-yl)methyl phosphate synthase, with protein MISLHDPAGRPGLLASVASLAELNRAYAVGADILDLKDPSAGALGAWAPQALTEAVKRWRMWPHPRPLLSATIGDHPLDPAILCAATARTAATGVPLVKIGFSRTGEDAAALPACLDALAPLARETRLIAVLFADEGPATDLVPLVAGAGFHGVMLDTARKDGRRLTDHLNVSALTTFVAAARLHGLLTGLAGSLRLTDIPVLAPLRPDYLGFRGALCTGSRTGALDPAALAAVRRDVAEVARSRENA; from the coding sequence ATGATCTCGCTCCACGACCCTGCCGGCCGGCCGGGCCTCCTCGCCAGCGTGGCCAGCCTTGCCGAGCTGAACCGCGCTTACGCGGTGGGCGCGGATATCCTCGACCTGAAAGACCCTTCCGCCGGTGCCCTCGGCGCCTGGGCGCCACAGGCGCTGACGGAAGCGGTGAAGCGCTGGCGCATGTGGCCCCATCCGCGCCCGCTGCTCAGCGCAACCATCGGCGACCATCCCTTGGACCCCGCCATCCTGTGCGCGGCCACCGCGCGGACGGCGGCAACCGGCGTGCCGCTGGTGAAGATCGGCTTCTCGCGCACCGGGGAAGATGCCGCCGCCCTTCCCGCCTGCCTTGACGCCCTGGCGCCCCTGGCGCGGGAGACCCGTCTCATCGCCGTCTTGTTCGCGGATGAGGGGCCGGCCACCGATCTGGTGCCGCTGGTGGCGGGCGCTGGCTTTCATGGGGTGATGCTCGACACGGCCCGCAAGGACGGGAGGCGCCTCACCGACCATCTCAATGTGTCGGCGCTGACCACCTTCGTCGCGGCCGCCCGGCTGCATGGCCTGCTCACCGGCCTTGCGGGCTCCTTGCGGCTGACGGACATTCCTGTACTTGCGCCGCTGCGGCCGGATTATCTGGGCTTTCGCGGCGCCCTGTGCACAGGCAGCCGGACGGGGGCGCTTGATCCCGCCGCTCTGGCGGCGGTGCGGCGGGATGTGGCCGAGGTGGCGCGCTCACGAGAGAATGCGTGA
- a CDS encoding DUF447 domain-containing protein — protein sequence MIREAIVTTLSPEGVPHIAPMGPHVVEDGYVIQPFRPSRTLDNLLARGCGVINLTDDARVFAGCVTGRKRDWPVVVADAVPGVRLIATLAHEEFEVVAVEDDLVRPRLRCRVIHKASHAPFPGLNRAVAAVVEGAVLVSRLGLIDLNRIETEMAHLAVAVDKTAGPAEREAWGWLMETVAEFRERSLA from the coding sequence ATGATCCGCGAGGCCATCGTCACCACCCTGTCGCCGGAAGGCGTGCCCCACATCGCGCCCATGGGCCCGCACGTGGTGGAGGATGGCTATGTCATCCAGCCCTTCCGCCCCTCCCGTACCCTGGACAATCTGCTGGCGCGGGGGTGCGGCGTCATCAATCTCACGGACGATGCGCGGGTCTTCGCCGGCTGCGTTACCGGCCGCAAGCGCGACTGGCCGGTGGTGGTGGCGGATGCGGTGCCCGGCGTGCGCCTGATCGCGACCCTCGCCCATGAGGAATTCGAGGTGGTGGCGGTGGAGGATGACCTCGTGCGTCCGCGCCTGCGCTGCCGCGTCATTCACAAGGCGAGCCATGCGCCCTTTCCCGGCCTCAACCGGGCAGTGGCGGCGGTGGTGGAAGGGGCGGTGCTGGTGTCCCGCCTCGGCCTGATCGACCTCAACCGCATCGAGACGGAAATGGCGCATCTGGCGGTGGCCGTGGACAAGACCGCCGGCCCGGCCGAGCGGGAAGCGTGGGGTTGGTTGATGGAGACGGTGGCCGAATTCCGGGAGCGCAGCCTCGCATGA
- a CDS encoding solute carrier family 23 protein, producing the protein MNNNAPQPSAAQRLLALLPHSPQFPAIRRRPVELVYGRDDTVPLGDWIPLSLQHAVLALTFLIYPLLAADAADLPLAARQPLLTSSVIAIGLATMLQCSRSRFGSGYLLVSVPAPNAIPMASQALAMGGVGLLALCTLILGLSQVALSRIIRRLRVLLPTEVCGITMAMLGISLAGSGLQRAFGGYHAAFTIDPLPLLVTLTTLSIIVAITVFAPRHVKIYAIVAGGTCGWILARWIGVDSRDIGALIAPVSLVGLPSPPSLSFALEPNLAPLLMLVVITSLLDILSATISLEKLEDADWRRADMLAAERAVAGIGLANIAASMLAATPCGVSRTAVGFAASTGATARVIGFAAGALIFATAFFPKAVAFLTLIPGPVTGALLLYTACFMIVNGMALILTRRLNERRIFMVGLSVVAGVGAAIFPLAEQVPPWAAPVLATPIALGTSVALVLNLIFRIGIARDAKVDLGEDENIYQAVRRFLELQGNAWGTRTAMVEAAIPAVAQAAEFARDQQPAGPITLTARYDEARLSVTLLYEGAALAAPSRQPNPEALLGDAEEANMFTAFLLTRLCDRVQYGRRADRAFIDLSFDD; encoded by the coding sequence ATGAACAATAACGCCCCCCAGCCTTCCGCCGCCCAGCGCCTCCTCGCCCTTCTGCCCCACTCACCGCAATTCCCGGCGATCCGGCGGCGGCCGGTTGAGCTTGTCTATGGGCGGGACGACACGGTTCCGCTGGGCGACTGGATCCCGCTTTCGCTGCAACATGCGGTGCTGGCGCTCACCTTCCTGATCTATCCGCTCCTGGCCGCCGACGCCGCCGACCTGCCGCTGGCGGCGCGGCAACCCCTTTTGACTTCCAGCGTCATCGCCATCGGGCTGGCGACCATGCTCCAGTGCAGCCGCTCGCGCTTCGGCTCTGGCTACCTGCTGGTTTCGGTCCCCGCCCCCAATGCCATTCCCATGGCGTCCCAGGCACTTGCCATGGGCGGCGTGGGCCTGCTGGCGCTCTGCACCCTCATTCTCGGCCTTTCCCAGGTGGCGCTGTCCCGCATCATCCGGCGGCTGCGTGTGCTGCTGCCGACCGAGGTATGCGGGATCACCATGGCCATGCTGGGCATTTCCCTGGCCGGCTCGGGCCTGCAGCGGGCCTTTGGCGGCTATCACGCCGCCTTCACCATCGACCCCTTGCCCCTGCTGGTGACACTCACGACGCTGTCCATCATCGTCGCCATCACGGTCTTCGCGCCGCGGCACGTGAAGATCTACGCCATTGTGGCCGGAGGCACCTGCGGTTGGATTCTGGCGCGCTGGATCGGAGTGGACAGCCGCGACATCGGCGCGCTGATCGCCCCCGTCAGTCTGGTGGGCCTGCCCTCCCCGCCCTCTCTGTCCTTCGCGCTGGAACCGAACCTGGCGCCCCTGTTGATGCTCGTGGTGATCACCAGCCTCCTGGACATTCTCAGCGCCACCATTTCGCTGGAAAAGCTGGAGGACGCCGATTGGCGGCGAGCAGACATGCTGGCGGCCGAGCGGGCGGTGGCCGGCATCGGGCTCGCCAATATCGCGGCGAGCATGCTGGCGGCGACACCCTGCGGCGTCTCCCGCACCGCCGTGGGCTTTGCCGCCTCCACGGGCGCCACCGCGCGGGTCATCGGCTTCGCGGCGGGCGCGCTGATTTTCGCCACCGCCTTTTTCCCCAAGGCCGTGGCCTTCCTGACCCTCATTCCCGGCCCCGTCACCGGTGCCCTCCTGCTTTACACCGCCTGCTTCATGATCGTGAACGGCATGGCGCTCATCCTGACGCGGCGCCTCAATGAACGACGCATCTTCATGGTCGGCCTGTCGGTGGTGGCGGGCGTCGGCGCGGCGATCTTTCCGCTCGCCGAGCAGGTGCCCCCCTGGGCGGCGCCGGTCCTGGCCACCCCCATCGCGCTTGGCACCAGCGTCGCGCTGGTTCTCAACCTGATCTTCCGCATCGGCATCGCGCGGGATGCGAAGGTGGATCTAGGGGAGGACGAGAACATCTACCAGGCGGTGCGGCGCTTCCTGGAGCTTCAAGGCAATGCCTGGGGGACGCGCACCGCCATGGTGGAGGCAGCCATTCCTGCCGTGGCACAAGCGGCCGAGTTTGCGCGGGACCAGCAGCCGGCCGGACCGATCACCCTCACCGCCCGCTATGACGAAGCGCGGCTGAGCGTCACCTTGCTCTATGAAGGCGCCGCGCTCGCCGCGCCCAGCCGTCAGCCCAATCCGGAGGCCCTGCTGGGTGATGCGGAGGAGGCCAATATGTTCACGGCCTTCCTGCTGACCCGTCTTTGCGATCGCGTCCAGTATGGACGCAGGGCCGATCGCGCCTTCATCGATCTCAGCTTCGACGACTGA
- a CDS encoding flavoprotein, whose translation MSDGTYPRWAWALSGSGHFFTESLELIHELGDVDLFVSAAAEEVLRMYRQDKKPLPPTTKVYRDTSASSAPVGLFYEGKYHTLVVAPASSNTVAKCVYGISDTLVTNCFAQAGKCRVPCIVFACDTAPELITMAPSGPVPVYPRRIDLENTARLKNFEATLVAESLADLTAAIAARQAQLAAAPLPAR comes from the coding sequence ATGAGCGACGGCACCTATCCCCGCTGGGCCTGGGCCCTGTCCGGCTCCGGGCATTTCTTTACCGAGAGCCTGGAGCTGATCCACGAGCTGGGCGATGTGGACCTGTTCGTCTCCGCCGCCGCCGAGGAAGTGCTGCGCATGTACCGGCAGGACAAGAAGCCCCTGCCGCCCACCACCAAGGTCTATCGTGACACCTCGGCCAGTTCCGCGCCTGTGGGGCTGTTCTATGAGGGCAAGTATCACACGCTGGTGGTGGCCCCCGCCTCCTCCAACACGGTGGCGAAATGCGTCTATGGCATTTCCGATACGCTGGTGACCAATTGCTTCGCCCAGGCGGGCAAGTGCCGTGTGCCGTGCATCGTGTTCGCCTGCGACACCGCGCCGGAACTCATCACCATGGCGCCCAGCGGCCCGGTGCCGGTCTATCCCCGCCGCATCGACCTGGAGAACACCGCCCGACTGAAGAATTTCGAGGCCACCCTCGTCGCCGAAAGCCTCGCCGATCTGACGGCGGCCATCGCCGCGCGGCAGGCGCAGCTTGCCGCCGCGCCCCTGCCGGCCCGCTGA
- a CDS encoding DUF6513 domain-containing protein, with protein MAERVVLITGSLAEPRVRQIAQALADAQVEPVVVNIGVKVAALMTAEIVERRLTVPEGAARVVMPGRFRGDLERLAARFGLPFERGPDEAADLPDYFGRARRATDLSRHDVTIFAEIVDATRLSVDAILARAQALAADGADVIDLGALPDAPFPHLEEAITVLKGEGLKVSVDSFDPAELARATHAGADYLLSLNENTLAIAEEGAAIPVLVPARPGDLQSLIRAIDACEAKGQAYLADPILDPIHFGFTASLVRYAELRRQKPDCPILMGIGNVTELTDADTTGINAILMGIISELRIGAVLAVQVSPHCRTAVREFDRARREFFAAREANALPQGFGGGLMALRDRKPIATSGAELEQLAGAVKDRNYRIAVSEQGIHVFNRDGHHVGQEPFALYPHLDVKDDPAHAFYLGVETARAEIALLLGKRYAQDEPLKWGVAGETAASAEEAHRLTFKAAGSTLTKKGGVPEGEDDT; from the coding sequence ATGGCCGAGCGCGTCGTCCTCATCACCGGGTCGCTGGCTGAGCCGCGCGTGCGCCAGATCGCGCAGGCGCTGGCGGACGCGCAGGTGGAGCCGGTGGTGGTGAATATCGGCGTGAAGGTCGCCGCCCTCATGACCGCCGAGATCGTGGAGCGCCGCCTCACCGTGCCGGAGGGGGCCGCCCGCGTGGTCATGCCCGGCCGCTTCCGGGGCGACCTGGAGCGTCTCGCCGCCCGCTTCGGCCTGCCCTTCGAGCGCGGGCCGGACGAGGCCGCCGACCTCCCAGACTATTTCGGCCGCGCCCGGCGCGCCACCGACCTCTCACGGCATGACGTGACCATCTTCGCCGAGATCGTGGACGCCACCCGCCTCTCCGTGGACGCCATCCTCGCCCGCGCGCAGGCGCTGGCGGCGGACGGCGCGGATGTGATCGACCTCGGCGCCCTCCCCGACGCGCCCTTTCCGCACCTGGAAGAAGCCATCACGGTCCTGAAAGGCGAAGGCCTGAAGGTGAGCGTCGATTCCTTCGATCCTGCCGAACTGGCCCGCGCCACCCACGCGGGGGCGGACTATCTGCTCAGCCTCAACGAGAACACCCTCGCCATCGCCGAAGAAGGAGCGGCCATTCCGGTGCTGGTGCCGGCACGGCCGGGAGACCTTCAGTCCCTCATCCGCGCCATCGACGCCTGCGAGGCGAAGGGCCAAGCCTATCTGGCCGACCCCATTCTCGACCCCATCCATTTCGGCTTCACCGCCTCGCTGGTGCGCTATGCGGAATTGCGTCGGCAGAAGCCCGATTGCCCTATCCTCATGGGCATCGGCAACGTGACCGAACTGACGGATGCCGACACCACCGGCATCAATGCAATCCTCATGGGGATCATCTCGGAATTGCGCATCGGGGCTGTGCTGGCGGTGCAGGTGAGCCCCCATTGCCGCACGGCGGTGCGCGAATTCGACCGGGCGCGACGGGAGTTCTTCGCCGCACGCGAGGCGAACGCCCTGCCCCAGGGCTTCGGCGGCGGGCTCATGGCGCTCCGGGACCGCAAGCCCATCGCCACCAGCGGGGCGGAGCTGGAGCAGCTCGCCGGCGCGGTGAAGGACCGCAATTATCGCATCGCCGTTTCCGAGCAGGGCATCCACGTCTTCAACCGCGACGGCCACCACGTGGGTCAGGAGCCCTTCGCCCTCTATCCGCATCTGGATGTTAAAGACGATCCGGCGCACGCCTTCTATCTGGGGGTGGAGACGGCGCGGGCGGAGATCGCGCTCCTTTTGGGCAAGCGCTATGCCCAGGACGAGCCCTTGAAATGGGGCGTGGCGGGGGAGACGGCGGCGAGCGCGGAAGAAGCCCACCGGCTCACCTTCAAGGCCGCCGGGTCCACGCTAACCAAAAAAGGCGGCGTGCCAGAGGGGGAGGACGACACATGA
- a CDS encoding ATP12 family chaperone protein — protein MRDLLNDLENGPDPMRAAQEAQRKPLPKRFYKDVSVGEEPEGDFTIRLDGRPVRTPAKALLKVPSRALAEAMAAEWEAQGNDIDPSTMPVTRLVNVGLDGVAANAEATAAEVVSYAGTDLLCYRAEEPDRLVERQGLAWDPVLERFRTEVGARFFLSAGIRHVAQPEEAIARVAALVPRDPLKLAALVSMTGLTGSALLSLAVLQGWLDPDAAWTAAHVDEDWNRELWGEDAEAAARRAARKTEMDAAALVLRA, from the coding sequence CGACCTGGAGAACGGGCCCGATCCCATGCGCGCCGCGCAGGAAGCCCAGCGCAAGCCCTTGCCCAAGCGCTTCTATAAGGACGTGTCGGTGGGCGAGGAGCCGGAGGGCGATTTCACCATCCGCCTGGACGGCCGTCCCGTGCGCACCCCCGCCAAGGCGCTCCTGAAGGTTCCTTCCCGCGCGCTGGCCGAGGCCATGGCGGCGGAGTGGGAGGCGCAGGGCAATGACATCGATCCCTCCACCATGCCCGTCACCCGCCTCGTCAATGTGGGGCTGGACGGAGTGGCAGCCAATGCGGAAGCGACGGCCGCCGAGGTGGTCTCCTATGCCGGCACGGACCTCCTGTGCTACCGCGCCGAGGAGCCTGATCGCCTGGTGGAACGCCAGGGGCTGGCCTGGGACCCGGTGCTGGAACGCTTTCGCACCGAGGTGGGCGCGCGCTTCTTCCTCTCTGCCGGCATCCGCCACGTGGCGCAGCCGGAAGAGGCCATCGCCCGCGTGGCCGCCCTGGTGCCGCGCGATCCGCTGAAGCTGGCCGCGCTCGTCTCCATGACCGGCCTCACCGGCTCTGCGCTTCTCTCCCTCGCGGTGCTGCAGGGGTGGCTCGATCCAGACGCTGCCTGGACCGCCGCCCATGTGGACGAGGACTGGAACCGCGAACTCTGGGGCGAGGACGCGGAAGCCGCCGCCCGCCGCGCCGCCCGCAAGACCGAGATGGACGCCGCCGCGCTTGTGCTGCGGGCGTAG
- a CDS encoding fumarylacetoacetate hydrolase family protein — protein sequence MKLVRFGAAGQEKPGLIDSTGKIRDLSGVVPDIAGDVLTPEGLARIQAVDPSSLPLAPEGVRLGSCVARPGNFVAVGLNYADHAAETNNPIPAEPVLFNKAPNCVVGPNDDVMIPRGSTKLDWEVELLIVIGARARYVEEADALKHVAGYAICNDISERAFQIERGGQWAKGKCAETFGPIGPFLLTADEMPDTSALSMWLEVNGEKVQNGSTKTMIFSVPFMVSYISQFMVLDPGDIITTGTPPGVGLGFKPPRFLKAGDVMRLGIEGLGVQEQKVVPFKL from the coding sequence ATGAAGCTCGTTCGCTTCGGCGCAGCCGGCCAGGAAAAGCCTGGTCTAATCGATTCAACCGGCAAGATCCGGGACCTGTCCGGCGTGGTGCCCGACATTGCCGGCGACGTGCTGACCCCTGAGGGCCTTGCCCGCATCCAGGCAGTGGACCCCTCCAGCCTTCCGCTGGCGCCCGAGGGCGTGCGCCTGGGCTCCTGCGTTGCCCGGCCGGGCAATTTCGTCGCGGTGGGCCTCAACTATGCCGACCATGCGGCCGAGACCAACAATCCCATTCCCGCCGAGCCGGTGCTGTTCAACAAGGCGCCCAATTGCGTGGTGGGCCCCAATGACGACGTGATGATTCCCAGGGGCTCCACCAAGCTCGATTGGGAAGTGGAACTGCTCATCGTCATCGGCGCCCGCGCCCGCTACGTGGAAGAGGCAGACGCCCTCAAGCACGTGGCCGGCTACGCCATCTGCAACGACATTTCCGAACGGGCCTTCCAGATCGAGCGCGGCGGCCAGTGGGCCAAGGGCAAGTGCGCGGAGACCTTCGGCCCCATCGGCCCCTTCCTCCTCACCGCCGACGAGATGCCCGATACGTCCGCGCTCTCCATGTGGCTCGAGGTGAATGGCGAGAAGGTCCAGAACGGCTCCACCAAGACCATGATCTTCTCGGTGCCGTTCATGGTGTCCTATATCAGCCAGTTCATGGTGCTCGATCCCGGCGACATCATCACCACCGGCACTCCGCCCGGCGTCGGCCTCGGCTTCAAGCCCCCGCGCTTCCTGAAGGCGGGCGACGTCATGCGCCTCGGCATTGAGGGGCTCGGCGTTCAGGAGCAGAAGGTGGTGCCCTTCAAGCTGTGA
- a CDS encoding carboxylate-amine ligase — protein MTQDYRFGIEEEFFVVDAESNAVQRRMPARFFDHLKETIGEAVTVELLQSQLEIASSPAVRPGSAFDELRGLRARASDVAREHGVALMAAGTHPTATWDGIRHTQANRYDGLMHDLQMLGERNMVCGLHVHVEMPDPDQRVNVMRRTLPYIPHFIALATSSPFWGSRQTGLMGYRLAAYDELPRTGLPELFEDNREYEAYVEAMVSARAISDSSYVWWAIRPSSKHPTLELRAPDSCTRVEDTVAIAALYRALVRHLVRNPDHNAQIGTVDRAIANENKWRAQRYGIHGSFVDVAERRAVPVTDAVERLISLVADDADALGCLDSLLHLRTIVTAGTSADMQIAVFQEAQHRTGNRGEALSAVKGWLASTTLQ, from the coding sequence ATGACACAGGATTATCGCTTCGGCATCGAGGAGGAGTTCTTCGTCGTCGATGCAGAATCGAACGCCGTGCAGCGGCGGATGCCCGCGCGGTTCTTCGATCACCTGAAGGAGACCATCGGCGAGGCGGTGACGGTGGAACTGCTCCAGTCGCAGTTGGAGATCGCCTCCAGCCCGGCGGTGCGCCCCGGCAGTGCATTCGACGAACTGCGCGGACTGCGGGCCCGCGCCTCGGATGTGGCGCGCGAGCATGGCGTTGCCCTCATGGCTGCCGGCACCCACCCCACCGCCACCTGGGATGGCATCCGCCACACCCAGGCCAATCGCTATGACGGGCTGATGCATGATCTGCAGATGCTCGGCGAGCGCAACATGGTCTGCGGCCTGCACGTCCATGTGGAGATGCCCGACCCGGACCAGCGGGTGAATGTCATGCGGCGGACCTTGCCCTACATTCCCCATTTCATCGCGCTGGCCACCTCTTCGCCCTTCTGGGGCTCCCGTCAGACGGGCCTCATGGGCTATCGCCTCGCCGCCTATGACGAACTGCCCCGCACCGGGCTGCCCGAACTGTTCGAGGACAACCGCGAATATGAGGCCTATGTGGAGGCCATGGTATCGGCGCGCGCCATTTCAGATTCCAGCTATGTGTGGTGGGCCATCCGGCCGTCCTCCAAGCATCCAACGCTGGAATTGCGGGCCCCCGACAGTTGCACGCGCGTGGAGGATACGGTCGCCATCGCCGCGCTTTACCGCGCGCTGGTCCGGCATCTGGTGCGCAATCCCGACCACAATGCCCAGATCGGTACGGTGGACCGCGCCATCGCCAACGAGAACAAGTGGCGCGCCCAGCGCTACGGCATCCATGGCTCGTTCGTGGATGTCGCGGAGCGCCGTGCCGTGCCTGTGACCGATGCGGTGGAGCGCCTCATCTCCCTGGTGGCTGACGATGCCGATGCGCTGGGATGCCTGGATTCGCTGCTCCACCTGCGCACCATCGTCACCGCCGGCACCAGCGCCGACATGCAGATCGCCGTGTTCCAGGAGGCCCAGCATCGCACCGGCAATCGGGGCGAGGCGCTGAGCGCCGTGAAGGGGTGGCTCGCCTCCACCACGCTGCAGTGA
- a CDS encoding c-type cytochrome gives MRRSILSIPLLLALGATAHAEPDIAKGEQAFKKCAPCHMVGPDAKVRVGPPLNGIVGASWAHDPDFNYSDDLKAGAKAGKVWDEATLDAYIANPKAVAPQGRMPFAGIKPAAERENLIAYLKQFDASGAKK, from the coding sequence ATGCGTCGCTCCATCCTGAGCATCCCTCTTCTCTTGGCCCTTGGCGCCACGGCCCATGCCGAACCGGACATCGCCAAGGGCGAGCAAGCCTTCAAGAAGTGCGCGCCGTGCCACATGGTCGGTCCGGACGCCAAGGTCAGGGTGGGGCCGCCTCTGAACGGCATCGTAGGGGCCAGCTGGGCCCATGATCCCGATTTCAATTATTCCGACGACCTGAAGGCCGGCGCCAAGGCCGGCAAAGTGTGGGACGAGGCGACGCTCGACGCCTATATCGCCAATCCCAAGGCGGTGGCCCCGCAGGGCCGCATGCCCTTCGCCGGCATTAAGCCTGCCGCCGAGCGGGAAAACCTCATCGCCTATCTCAAGCAGTTCGACGCCTCGGGCGCGAAGAAGTAG
- a CDS encoding UDP-2,3-diacylglucosamine diphosphatase: MSDSPEARHYRALFISDVHLGTKGCQAELLLDFLKYHDADVLYLVGDIVDGWRLRQAWYWPQKHNDVVQKLLRKGRKGARILYLPGNHDEFLRDYYGTHFGGIEVVEHTIHEAADGKRYLVIHGDVFDLVVRHAKWLAFMGDWAYTFALGVNTYVNLVRRKLGLTYWSLSQWAKLKVKNAVNFIGKFEKAVADEAKRHKVDGVICGHIHHAAIHDRFGVRYVNCGDWVESCTAVAEHEDGRMEIIRWTKPSLVPVTEPTDAAAARAAA, translated from the coding sequence GTGAGCGACAGCCCTGAAGCCCGCCATTACCGCGCGCTTTTCATTTCCGATGTCCATCTTGGGACCAAGGGATGCCAGGCGGAGCTTCTGCTCGACTTCCTCAAATACCATGATGCGGATGTGCTTTACCTCGTCGGCGACATCGTCGACGGGTGGCGCCTTCGACAGGCTTGGTATTGGCCCCAGAAGCACAATGACGTGGTGCAGAAGCTGCTGCGCAAGGGCCGTAAGGGCGCGCGCATCCTCTATCTGCCCGGCAATCACGACGAGTTCCTGCGGGACTATTACGGCACGCATTTCGGCGGCATCGAAGTGGTGGAGCACACCATCCACGAAGCCGCCGACGGCAAGCGCTACCTCGTCATCCACGGCGACGTGTTCGATCTGGTGGTGCGCCATGCCAAGTGGCTCGCCTTCATGGGTGACTGGGCCTACACGTTTGCTCTGGGCGTCAACACCTATGTCAACCTGGTGCGGCGCAAGCTGGGGCTCACTTATTGGTCGCTGAGCCAGTGGGCCAAGCTGAAGGTGAAAAACGCCGTCAACTTCATCGGCAAGTTCGAGAAGGCGGTGGCGGACGAGGCCAAGCGCCACAAGGTGGACGGCGTGATCTGCGGCCACATCCACCACGCCGCCATCCATGACCGCTTCGGCGTGCGCTATGTGAATTGCGGCGACTGGGTGGAGAGCTGCACGGCGGTGGCCGAGCACGAGGACGGGCGGATGGAGATCATCCGCTGGACCAAGCCCTCGCTCGTGCCGGTGACCGAGCCGACCGACGCGGCCGCGGCCCGCGCGGCGGCCTGA